From a single Bradyrhizobium sediminis genomic region:
- a CDS encoding class I SAM-dependent methyltransferase: protein MRLLGRYQGRSGEIEIVECSWDGTRIYFEEGVRQSQATPDGESVFTYVKLMDELLHRSANILVLGCGGGNLATRLVRRGKTLTIVDNNPISFVIAHKFFGLPDDLNCMVSDFRRFIYQDDTLYDGIAIDIGGPGFQFNDEFDVETCEAIRARLAPGGRIVMNVLVKNDIDPLPDRIAARLAGDSLKVWVVDEQGIEDRNAIIACIPERQLNARPALADAMRNNYNEQWSIRRGRLRSRDLAYGSRNG from the coding sequence GTGCGGCTGTTGGGGCGCTACCAGGGAAGAAGCGGCGAGATCGAGATCGTCGAATGTTCGTGGGACGGCACCCGCATCTATTTCGAAGAAGGCGTGCGGCAGAGCCAGGCGACGCCCGACGGTGAGAGCGTATTCACCTATGTGAAGCTGATGGACGAGCTGTTGCATCGCTCGGCCAACATCCTCGTGCTTGGATGCGGCGGCGGCAACCTCGCCACCCGGCTGGTCCGCCGCGGCAAGACGCTGACCATCGTCGACAACAATCCGATCAGCTTCGTGATCGCGCACAAGTTCTTCGGGTTGCCCGACGACCTGAACTGCATGGTCTCCGATTTCCGCAGGTTCATCTATCAGGACGACACGCTCTACGACGGCATCGCCATCGACATCGGCGGCCCCGGTTTCCAGTTCAACGACGAGTTCGACGTCGAGACCTGCGAGGCGATCCGCGCGCGGCTGGCGCCGGGCGGCCGCATCGTCATGAACGTCCTGGTGAAGAACGACATCGATCCGCTGCCCGACCGGATTGCGGCGCGGCTCGCCGGCGACAGCTTGAAGGTATGGGTCGTCGACGAGCAGGGCATCGAAGACCGCAACGCGATCATCGCCTGCATCCCGGAACGGCAATTGAATGCGCGCCCGGCGCTCGCCGATGCGATGCGCAACAACTACAATGAGCAGTGGTCGATCCGCCGCGGCCGGCTGCGCAGCCGCGACCTCGCTTACGGATCGC
- a CDS encoding helix-turn-helix domain-containing protein encodes MITANQLRAARALLSIDQRQTAELAGLSVPTIQRMEASDGVIRANVDSLMKLVSALENAGIELINPGVPSMAGGRGVRLREHVAKEPVRQPKASAARALERAR; translated from the coding sequence ATGATCACCGCCAATCAACTCAGGGCCGCGCGTGCGCTCCTGAGCATCGATCAGCGGCAGACGGCCGAGCTGGCGGGCCTTTCGGTGCCGACGATCCAGCGCATGGAAGCCAGCGACGGCGTCATCCGCGCCAATGTCGATTCCCTCATGAAGCTGGTTTCGGCGCTCGAAAATGCAGGCATCGAGCTGATCAATCCGGGCGTTCCGAGCATGGCCGGAGGCCGCGGCGTCCGGCTCCGGGAACACGTCGCAAAGGAGCCGGTGCGGCAACCCAAGGCGTCCGCAGCGCGCGCCCTGGAGCGGGCCCGATGA
- a CDS encoding NADH-quinone oxidoreductase subunit B family protein, translating to MRKLLFESLFRRPFTETAPSPDDAALSELAAAVGGAARRRLGRSLSIREVDAGSCNGCELEIHALNNAYYDVERFGLRFVASPRHADVLMVTGPVTKNMREALERTYHATPNPKWVVAVGDCARDGGCFAGSYAIVGGVAEVIPVDLHIPGCPPNPMAMLQGLLALLERVDAVAS from the coding sequence ATGCGCAAGCTGCTGTTTGAAAGCCTGTTTCGCCGGCCGTTCACGGAAACGGCGCCGTCGCCGGACGATGCCGCGCTGAGCGAGCTTGCAGCCGCGGTCGGCGGCGCGGCGCGGCGGCGGCTCGGCCGCAGCCTCTCGATCCGCGAGGTCGACGCCGGGTCCTGCAACGGCTGCGAACTGGAAATCCACGCACTCAACAACGCCTATTACGACGTCGAACGCTTCGGCCTCCGCTTCGTAGCCTCGCCGCGCCATGCCGATGTCCTGATGGTGACCGGTCCCGTCACCAAGAACATGCGCGAGGCGCTGGAGCGCACCTATCATGCGACCCCCAATCCGAAATGGGTGGTGGCGGTCGGAGATTGCGCGCGCGATGGCGGCTGTTTCGCCGGCAGCTATGCGATCGTCGGCGGCGTCGCCGAAGTCATCCCGGTCGACTTGCACATACCGGGCTGCCCCCCCAATCCGATGGCCATGCTGCAAGGGCTGCTGGCGCTGCTCGAACGCGTGGATGCCGTTGCGTCCTGA
- a CDS encoding hydrogenase large subunit: MPSLIDLIQEGRKVEQHGPWPRAVVDASVWRFAAGELAQGNWSLLGLWGEPATMHMAILDARTADVAVVSLDCPDRTFPSVGRQHPPALRLERTVNDLFGLAAEGLPDTRPWLDHVRWGVRFPLGDRLDALPKATPYRFLPTQGDGLHQIAVGPVHAGIIEPGHFRFTASGETVVRLEQRLGYVHKGIEGLMTGAGYERAVQLAGRVSGDSTVAYSYAFSRAVEAALQITVPDRAVWLRALLAELERLANHLGDIGAVCNDASFTLMHAHCSVLRESVLRASNSAFGHRLLRDIIVPGGVSRDIDEQGPETIQATLDNIRLRFPDLIELYDNTASLQDRTVDTGMLKPAMAQQYAAGGYVGRAAGRSFDARRTLAYAPYDNLRFEVPVLNEGDVNARVWIRIREVEQSLSLIDQILERLPDGPLGTHAGHIREAREGMAIVEGFRGDVLVWLRLRDGRIERCHLRDPSWFQWPLLEAVIENNIVADFPLCNKSFNCSYSGQDL; encoded by the coding sequence ATGCCGTCACTGATCGATCTCATCCAGGAAGGCCGCAAGGTCGAGCAACACGGTCCGTGGCCGCGCGCCGTGGTGGATGCTTCGGTCTGGCGATTTGCAGCAGGGGAGCTGGCGCAGGGAAACTGGAGCCTGCTCGGCCTGTGGGGCGAACCCGCAACCATGCACATGGCGATCCTGGATGCGCGCACCGCCGACGTCGCCGTGGTCAGCCTGGATTGTCCCGATCGCACTTTTCCTTCGGTCGGCAGGCAGCACCCGCCGGCGCTTCGGCTGGAGCGCACCGTCAACGACCTGTTCGGACTGGCGGCGGAAGGCTTGCCGGATACCCGCCCCTGGCTCGATCACGTCAGGTGGGGCGTGCGGTTTCCCCTCGGCGACCGCCTCGATGCGTTGCCGAAGGCGACGCCCTATCGCTTCCTGCCGACGCAAGGCGACGGCCTGCACCAGATCGCGGTCGGTCCGGTGCATGCGGGAATCATCGAGCCCGGCCATTTCCGCTTCACGGCGAGCGGCGAGACCGTGGTCCGGCTCGAGCAGCGGCTCGGATACGTCCACAAGGGCATCGAGGGACTGATGACCGGCGCCGGTTACGAGCGGGCCGTCCAGCTCGCCGGGCGCGTCTCCGGCGACAGCACCGTCGCCTATTCCTACGCGTTCTCGCGAGCCGTCGAAGCTGCCCTGCAGATCACCGTGCCGGATCGCGCGGTGTGGCTGCGCGCGCTGCTCGCCGAACTCGAGCGGCTCGCCAACCATCTCGGCGACATCGGCGCCGTCTGCAACGATGCTTCTTTCACGCTGATGCACGCGCATTGCAGCGTGCTGCGCGAGAGCGTGCTGCGTGCATCCAATTCCGCGTTCGGTCATCGATTGCTGCGGGATATCATCGTGCCCGGCGGCGTGAGCCGCGACATCGACGAGCAAGGGCCGGAAACCATCCAGGCGACGCTCGACAACATTCGCCTGCGCTTCCCCGATTTGATCGAACTATACGACAACACCGCATCGCTGCAGGATCGCACCGTCGATACCGGCATGCTCAAACCGGCCATGGCCCAGCAATATGCCGCGGGGGGCTATGTCGGCCGCGCCGCCGGCCGGTCCTTCGACGCGCGCCGCACGCTTGCCTATGCGCCGTATGACAATCTGCGCTTCGAGGTGCCGGTCCTGAATGAGGGCGATGTCAACGCGCGGGTCTGGATCCGTATCCGCGAGGTCGAGCAGAGCCTTTCCCTGATCGACCAGATCCTGGAACGGCTCCCCGACGGACCGCTGGGGACTCATGCCGGCCATATCCGCGAGGCGCGGGAAGGCATGGCGATCGTCGAGGGATTCCGCGGCGACGTTCTGGTCTGGCTCCGCCTGCGGGATGGCCGGATCGAACGTTGCCACCTGCGCGACCCCAGCTGGTTTCAATGGCCGCTGCTCGAAGCCGTGATCGAGAACAACATCGTCGCGGACTTTCCGCTCTGCAACAAGTCGTTCAACTGCTCCTATTCGGGCCAGGATCTCTAG
- a CDS encoding hydrogenase 4 subunit F translates to MSVTSFNPVTAVLLIPIVSAALLAVLPGYRLTARLNVVASLSTFLSALSLFAIDRPHPGPYVLIDDLNIVFIVLNTFVGFTTSIFSASYIGHELETGRLTPVYLRFYHAMYQIMMFGMNLAFVSNNIGLMWVAVEIATLTTVLMVGIYRTHAALEAAWKYFILGSVGIAFALFGTILVYMAARPVVGEGQDGMVWTLLIQHAATFDPALLNVAFVFLFLGYGTKVGLAPLHAWLPDAHAEGPTPISAVLSGLLLNVALYALLRFKILLAANPAAIAPGPLMVTMGLVSLIFAAFMLYRRRDIKRLFAYSSIEHMGIIVFAFGMGGPLANFAGLLHMVMHSLTKSAIFFAVGHISQIKGTQRISRIRGLTVTHPALGWGLVVGVAAIAGLPPLGIFMSEFLVVSSTFARQPLLAIALVFGILLAFGALMLRLTSVAFGEPRGSTASAEASYVPMFAHLALVLGAGIYLPAPLVVWFQHVARLLG, encoded by the coding sequence ATGAGCGTGACTTCCTTCAATCCCGTGACGGCCGTGCTGCTGATTCCGATCGTCTCGGCGGCCCTGTTGGCCGTGTTGCCCGGCTACCGGCTGACGGCGCGCCTCAACGTGGTCGCCAGCCTCTCGACCTTTCTCTCGGCGCTGTCGCTGTTCGCGATCGACCGTCCGCACCCCGGGCCCTACGTACTGATCGATGACCTCAACATCGTCTTCATCGTGCTCAACACCTTCGTGGGTTTCACGACCAGCATCTTCAGCGCCAGCTACATCGGCCACGAACTGGAGACCGGCCGGCTGACCCCGGTATATCTGCGTTTCTACCACGCCATGTACCAGATCATGATGTTCGGCATGAACCTCGCCTTCGTGTCGAACAATATCGGCCTGATGTGGGTCGCGGTGGAAATCGCCACGCTGACGACGGTGCTGATGGTCGGCATCTATCGCACCCACGCCGCGCTGGAAGCGGCGTGGAAGTATTTCATCCTCGGCAGTGTCGGCATCGCGTTCGCGCTGTTCGGCACCATCCTGGTCTACATGGCGGCGCGCCCAGTGGTCGGCGAAGGCCAGGACGGCATGGTCTGGACGCTGCTGATCCAGCATGCTGCGACGTTCGACCCTGCCTTGCTCAACGTCGCCTTCGTGTTTCTGTTTCTCGGCTACGGCACCAAGGTCGGCCTCGCGCCGCTGCATGCCTGGCTGCCCGACGCGCATGCCGAAGGCCCGACCCCGATCTCGGCGGTGCTGTCGGGCCTGCTGCTGAACGTCGCACTCTATGCGCTGCTGCGCTTCAAGATATTGCTCGCCGCCAATCCGGCCGCGATCGCGCCCGGCCCGCTGATGGTGACGATGGGGCTGGTCTCGCTGATCTTCGCCGCCTTCATGCTCTACCGTCGGCGCGACATCAAACGCCTGTTCGCCTATTCCTCGATCGAGCACATGGGCATCATCGTGTTTGCGTTCGGCATGGGCGGCCCGCTCGCCAACTTCGCAGGGCTGCTGCACATGGTGATGCACAGCCTGACCAAGTCGGCGATCTTCTTCGCCGTCGGCCACATTTCACAGATCAAGGGCACCCAGCGGATATCCAGGATCCGCGGCCTGACGGTGACCCATCCGGCGCTCGGCTGGGGCCTCGTGGTGGGCGTCGCGGCGATCGCCGGATTGCCGCCGCTCGGCATCTTCATGAGCGAATTTCTCGTCGTGAGTTCCACTTTCGCGCGGCAGCCGCTGCTCGCGATCGCGCTGGTGTTCGGGATCCTGCTGGCCTTCGGCGCATTGATGCTGCGCCTGACCAGCGTCGCGTTCGGCGAACCCCGCGGCAGCACGGCGTCGGCCGAGGCCTCCTACGTGCCGATGTTCGCCCATCTCGCGCTGGTCTTGGGCGCGGGCATCTATCTTCCCGCGCCGCTCGTGGTCTGGTTCCAGCATGTCGCTCGCCTGCTAGGATAG
- a CDS encoding hydrogenase-4 component E — MHNLAFDISHTLAGGLVLISFMMLYQDRLYSLLNVFALHAVVLALSVAWQAYVQDAPHLYVTAVIALVFKAIVIPVGLHRIVKQLGIHRDIESAVGIGPTMLAGMGLVALSMVLMLRVTSEADPLAREDLAFALSVVLLGLLVMVTRRNAVSQVVGFMSLENGLVLAATGAKGMPLVVEISVAFSILIAFIVIGIFLFRIRERFDSVDVSALDDFRGERR; from the coding sequence ATGCACAACCTCGCCTTCGACATCTCGCATACGCTGGCCGGCGGACTCGTCCTGATCAGCTTCATGATGCTGTACCAGGACCGGCTCTATTCGCTGCTCAACGTCTTTGCGCTGCATGCCGTGGTGCTCGCGCTCTCCGTCGCCTGGCAGGCCTATGTCCAGGACGCGCCGCATCTCTACGTCACCGCTGTCATCGCGCTGGTCTTCAAGGCGATCGTGATTCCGGTGGGACTGCACCGCATCGTCAAGCAGCTCGGCATTCATCGCGACATCGAGTCGGCGGTGGGCATCGGCCCGACCATGCTGGCCGGGATGGGACTGGTCGCGCTCTCCATGGTGCTGATGCTGCGGGTGACCTCCGAAGCCGACCCGCTGGCGCGCGAGGATCTCGCCTTTGCGCTGTCGGTGGTGCTGCTCGGATTGCTGGTCATGGTGACGCGCCGCAATGCCGTCAGTCAGGTCGTCGGATTCATGTCGCTGGAGAACGGACTGGTGCTGGCGGCGACCGGCGCCAAGGGCATGCCGCTGGTGGTCGAGATCAGCGTGGCCTTCTCGATCCTGATCGCTTTCATCGTCATCGGCATCTTCCTGTTCCGGATTCGCGAACGCTTCGATTCCGTTGACGTCTCCGCACTCGACGACTTCCGGGGCGAGCGGCGATGA
- a CDS encoding respiratory chain complex I subunit 1 family protein, with protein MVVISDILVQGIQMLLVLLLAPLLTGFVRKIKARMVRRQGPSVFQPYRDLLRLLRKEVVLADNASWLFRVTPYVTFAAIWVAAALVPTFATGLLFNWTADLIAIVALLGSARFFLALAGMDVGTSFGGIGSSREVMIAALAEPAMLLIFFCMALVAGSTQLSTVANFMGSSGVGLRVSLGMAVIALIMVALAENARIPVDNPATHLELTMVHEAMVLEYSGRHLAMIEFGAFLKLLLYISLIACVFFPWKIALFGTGPLAYAVGAGVYIVKLAVAGFLLALFETATAKMRVFRVPQFLGAALMLGLLGTLLLFVSRSL; from the coding sequence ATGGTCGTGATCTCGGACATCCTCGTTCAGGGCATCCAGATGCTGCTGGTGCTGCTGCTGGCGCCGCTGCTGACCGGCTTCGTGCGCAAGATCAAGGCCCGGATGGTGCGCCGCCAGGGACCTTCGGTGTTTCAGCCCTATCGCGACCTGCTGCGCCTTTTGCGCAAGGAAGTGGTGCTGGCCGACAACGCCTCGTGGCTGTTCCGCGTCACGCCCTACGTGACCTTTGCGGCGATCTGGGTCGCCGCCGCGCTGGTGCCGACCTTCGCCACCGGCCTGTTGTTCAACTGGACCGCCGACCTGATCGCCATCGTTGCGCTGCTCGGAAGCGCCCGCTTCTTCCTGGCGCTGGCCGGCATGGACGTCGGCACCAGTTTCGGCGGCATCGGCTCTAGCCGCGAGGTCATGATCGCCGCACTGGCGGAGCCGGCGATGCTGCTGATCTTCTTCTGCATGGCGCTGGTCGCGGGCTCCACCCAGCTTTCCACGGTCGCCAATTTCATGGGCTCGTCCGGCGTCGGCTTGCGGGTGTCGCTGGGAATGGCGGTGATCGCGCTGATCATGGTGGCGCTGGCCGAGAACGCGCGAATCCCGGTCGACAACCCGGCCACGCATCTGGAACTCACCATGGTGCATGAAGCGATGGTGCTCGAATATTCGGGACGCCATCTCGCCATGATCGAATTCGGCGCGTTCCTCAAGCTCCTGCTCTATATCTCGCTGATCGCCTGCGTATTCTTTCCCTGGAAGATCGCGCTGTTCGGCACCGGACCGCTGGCCTACGCGGTCGGCGCCGGCGTCTACATCGTCAAACTGGCGGTGGCCGGCTTCCTGCTCGCGCTGTTCGAGACCGCCACGGCGAAGATGCGGGTGTTCCGCGTTCCGCAGTTTCTCGGCGCGGCCCTCATGCTGGGCCTGCTCGGTACCCTCCTGCTGTTCGTGTCGAGGAGCCTTTGA
- the hyfB gene encoding hydrogenase 4 subunit B produces the protein MIAALAVSAVVLQMSCVAGLLGLAIVAIALSRSKSATTVIYGATLAICLAALAGSLIWLLGGAAKATELILPIGLPWLGAHFRLDALAAFFLIVVNLGGAAASLYGLGYGHHEPTPYRVLPFFPAFLAGMNLVVLADDAFSYLLCWEFMSLASWALVMAHHREAGNAKAGYVYLVMASFGTLALLLAFGLLAGAAGDYGFAAIRNAPHTPYVAALVLILMLLGAGSKAGLVPLHVWLPLAHPAAPSHVSALMSGVMTKVAIYGFIRVVFDLLGQPSWPASVIVLFLGSITAVMGILYAMMEKDLKRLLAYSTIENVGIIFVSLGLALAFQANGLKLAAALAFTAALFHVLNHSFFKSLLFFGAGAVLMSTGERDMDKLGGLIHRMPFTSFVVLVGCVAISALPPFNGFVSEWLMFQAVLQSPELPQWALKIMVPAVGAMLALAAALAAACFVKAFGVTFLGRPRSPAAETAGEVDRYSLSAMFILAALCLLAGILPGPVMDALSPVAVEILGGRLPVQAHVPWLTIVPISESRGSYNGLLVMVFITISASLAVYFIHRFASHALRRGPAWGCGFTDPTPLAQYSGASFAQPIRRVFGTMVFHARDHVDMPAPGDTRPARLRIELHDLVWEGMYQPLAGAVGFAADRLNRLQFLTIRRYLSLVFATLVTLLLVLAIWS, from the coding sequence ATGATTGCTGCGCTCGCTGTCTCTGCCGTCGTCCTGCAAATGTCCTGCGTCGCTGGGTTGCTCGGGCTCGCGATTGTCGCGATCGCATTGAGCCGCAGCAAGAGCGCCACCACGGTGATCTACGGCGCGACGTTGGCAATCTGCCTGGCCGCCTTGGCCGGGTCCCTCATTTGGCTGCTTGGCGGCGCGGCCAAAGCCACCGAACTGATCCTGCCGATCGGATTGCCGTGGCTCGGCGCCCATTTTCGCCTCGACGCCCTGGCTGCGTTCTTCCTGATCGTCGTCAACCTGGGCGGCGCGGCGGCAAGCCTCTACGGGCTCGGCTACGGCCACCACGAACCTACGCCGTATCGCGTGCTGCCGTTCTTCCCCGCCTTCCTGGCCGGCATGAACCTCGTGGTGCTGGCGGACGATGCCTTCTCCTATCTCCTGTGCTGGGAATTCATGTCGCTCGCATCCTGGGCGCTGGTGATGGCGCACCACCGCGAAGCCGGCAACGCCAAGGCGGGCTACGTCTATCTGGTGATGGCGAGCTTCGGCACGCTGGCGCTGCTGCTGGCGTTCGGCCTGCTGGCCGGAGCGGCCGGAGATTACGGCTTTGCCGCCATTCGCAATGCGCCGCATACGCCGTATGTGGCCGCATTGGTGTTGATCCTGATGCTGCTCGGGGCCGGTTCGAAGGCCGGCCTCGTGCCGCTGCATGTCTGGCTGCCGCTCGCGCATCCGGCGGCTCCGAGCCACGTTTCGGCGCTGATGAGCGGCGTCATGACCAAGGTCGCGATCTACGGTTTCATTCGCGTCGTCTTCGATCTCCTGGGACAGCCGAGCTGGCCGGCGAGCGTGATCGTGCTTTTCCTCGGCAGCATCACCGCCGTCATGGGCATTCTGTACGCAATGATGGAGAAGGACCTGAAGCGCCTGTTGGCCTACAGCACGATCGAAAACGTCGGCATCATCTTCGTCAGCCTCGGCCTGGCGCTGGCGTTTCAGGCCAACGGCCTGAAGCTGGCGGCCGCGCTCGCCTTCACGGCCGCGCTGTTTCATGTGCTCAACCACTCGTTCTTCAAGAGCCTGCTGTTCTTCGGAGCCGGCGCCGTCCTGATGTCGACCGGCGAGCGCGACATGGACAAGTTGGGCGGCCTGATCCACCGGATGCCGTTCACCAGCTTCGTCGTGCTGGTGGGCTGCGTCGCGATCTCGGCGCTGCCGCCGTTCAACGGCTTCGTTTCGGAATGGCTGATGTTCCAGGCCGTGCTGCAGAGTCCGGAACTGCCGCAATGGGCCTTGAAGATCATGGTGCCAGCGGTCGGCGCCATGCTGGCGCTGGCCGCGGCATTGGCGGCCGCCTGCTTCGTCAAGGCATTCGGCGTGACCTTTCTCGGACGGCCGCGCAGCCCGGCGGCGGAAACCGCCGGCGAAGTCGACCGCTACTCGCTTTCGGCGATGTTCATCCTCGCCGCGCTCTGCCTATTGGCCGGCATCCTGCCGGGGCCGGTGATGGACGCGCTGTCGCCGGTCGCGGTCGAGATCCTCGGCGGCCGCCTGCCGGTGCAGGCCCATGTGCCGTGGCTTACGATCGTGCCGATCAGCGAAAGCCGCGGCTCCTATAATGGATTGCTGGTGATGGTGTTCATCACGATATCCGCTTCGCTCGCGGTCTATTTCATTCACCGCTTCGCTTCGCATGCGCTGCGGCGGGGACCGGCCTGGGGCTGCGGCTTCACCGATCCGACGCCCCTGGCGCAGTATTCGGGCGCGAGCTTCGCGCAGCCGATCCGCCGGGTGTTCGGCACCATGGTGTTCCACGCCCGCGACCATGTCGACATGCCCGCCCCCGGCGATACCCGGCCGGCGCGGCTTCGGATCGAACTGCACGACCTGGTCTGGGAGGGAATGTACCAGCCGCTCGCAGGCGCGGTCGGCTTCGCCGCCGACCGGCTCAACCGGCTGCAGTTCCTGACCATCCGCCGTTATCTCAGTCTCGTCTTTGCCACCCTCGTCACGCTGCTCCTGGTGCTCGCGATATGGTCGTGA
- a CDS encoding helix-turn-helix domain-containing protein → MITAAQLRAARVLLGIDQRQLAELSGLSVPTIQRMEASETMVRGNVDSLVKLIAAFDAAGIEMIDEGAVSHSQGRGVRLRALSGSAKPLPGARSDNK, encoded by the coding sequence ATGATCACGGCAGCTCAGTTGCGGGCGGCCCGGGTGCTTCTCGGCATCGATCAGCGCCAGCTCGCGGAGCTGTCCGGACTTTCGGTGCCCACCATTCAACGCATGGAGGCAAGTGAAACGATGGTTCGGGGCAACGTCGATTCACTGGTCAAGCTGATCGCCGCATTCGACGCCGCCGGGATCGAGATGATCGACGAAGGAGCCGTCAGTCATTCGCAGGGGCGCGGGGTGCGGCTGAGAGCCCTTTCAGGTTCGGCCAAGCCGCTTCCGGGCGCTCGATCGGACAACAAATGA
- a CDS encoding aldo/keto reductase: protein MEPLQTQGISLPRLGLGTFRLQGDACRAAVESALGLGYRHIDTAEMYGNEEAIGAAIAASGLARGDLHVTTKVWHENLAPDAIRRAFDASLNKLRLDRVDLYLVHWPSRNMNLPAIFETLVKLKQEGRTRAIGVANFNLALLKTVVEEIGAPIACNQVEYHVMLDQTPLRRYLGARSIPLMAYCPLAQGRVASDETLMAIGRKHGASAAQVALKWLLDQDGVAAIPKASRSASQKANLDALHVGLDDEDIKAIAALPKDRRCVNPGFAPVWD, encoded by the coding sequence ATGGAACCTCTGCAAACCCAGGGCATCAGCCTGCCGCGGCTCGGGCTCGGCACCTTTCGCCTGCAGGGCGATGCCTGCCGCGCAGCGGTCGAAAGCGCGCTCGGTCTCGGCTACCGGCATATCGACACCGCGGAGATGTATGGCAACGAGGAAGCGATCGGCGCCGCGATTGCCGCTTCCGGCCTCGCGCGCGGCGATCTGCACGTCACCACCAAGGTCTGGCACGAGAACCTGGCGCCGGATGCGATCCGCCGGGCGTTCGACGCCAGCCTGAACAAGCTCCGGCTCGATCGCGTCGATCTCTATCTGGTGCATTGGCCGTCGAGAAACATGAACCTGCCGGCGATTTTCGAGACGCTAGTGAAGCTGAAGCAAGAGGGCCGCACCCGCGCCATCGGGGTCGCCAATTTCAACCTCGCGCTGCTGAAGACCGTGGTCGAGGAGATCGGGGCGCCGATCGCCTGCAACCAGGTCGAATATCACGTCATGCTGGATCAGACGCCGCTGCGCCGGTATCTCGGCGCAAGGTCGATCCCGCTGATGGCCTATTGCCCGCTGGCGCAAGGGCGCGTGGCGTCTGACGAGACGCTGATGGCGATCGGCCGCAAGCATGGCGCCAGCGCGGCGCAGGTGGCGTTGAAATGGCTGCTCGACCAGGACGGCGTGGCTGCGATCCCGAAAGCGTCGCGCAGCGCGAGTCAAAAGGCCAATCTCGACGCGCTGCATGTCGGGCTCGATGACGAGGACATCAAGGCGATCGCGGCGCTGCCGAAGGACAGGCGCTGCGTCAATCCCGGCTTCGCGCCGGTGTGGGATTAA
- a CDS encoding helix-turn-helix domain-containing protein: protein MRAKAPSGFAAQAAAPGEAFGCSESEFLAQLGERVRDTRMLRGMSRRELARRSGISERYIAQIEVGKGNVSIVLLLRIAQAFRSAQ, encoded by the coding sequence ATGCGGGCGAAAGCGCCCTCCGGCTTTGCCGCGCAGGCGGCTGCGCCCGGCGAAGCATTCGGTTGTTCGGAAAGCGAATTTCTCGCCCAGCTCGGCGAACGCGTGCGCGACACGCGCATGCTCCGCGGGATGTCGCGCCGGGAACTCGCCCGCAGGTCCGGCATTTCCGAGCGCTACATTGCCCAGATCGAGGTGGGCAAGGGCAACGTGTCCATCGTGCTGCTGCTCCGGATCGCGCAAGCATTCCGCAGCGCCCAATAG
- the hpaD gene encoding 3,4-dihydroxyphenylacetate 2,3-dioxygenase, whose product MGQLVLAAKVSHVPSLMLSEAEGSPLKSARAGAVRALRELGRRARDRRVSTFVVFDTHWLSNFGYHINANPHHQGSFTSHEAPQMIQDLRYDLPGDTALAEAIAKQAGEAGLNVIAHKVASLGLEYGTIVPMHYMNPDGWAKVVSVASPLFTSLEESRLLGEATRRAIEGSGERVAIIASGSLSHRLWPNKQLGPEAWTSVASEFNRQVDLRVLELWQQRRYREFIDMLPDYAIKCNGEGGMADTIMLFAALGWDGFHGAAEQLCDYFPSSGSGQVNVEFHVDGWSGPGDARARPAGDSTSAVTSST is encoded by the coding sequence ATGGGACAGCTCGTTCTTGCCGCCAAGGTCAGCCACGTCCCGTCGCTGATGCTGTCCGAGGCGGAGGGTAGTCCGCTCAAGTCGGCGCGGGCGGGTGCGGTGCGGGCACTGCGCGAACTCGGCCGCCGCGCCAGGGACCGCCGCGTCTCGACCTTCGTGGTATTCGATACGCACTGGCTGTCGAATTTCGGCTACCACATCAACGCCAATCCTCACCATCAGGGGTCGTTCACCAGCCACGAAGCCCCGCAGATGATCCAGGATCTGCGCTACGACCTGCCGGGAGATACCGCGCTCGCCGAGGCGATCGCCAAACAGGCCGGCGAGGCCGGGCTCAATGTCATCGCCCACAAGGTCGCGAGCCTCGGCCTCGAATACGGCACCATCGTGCCGATGCACTACATGAACCCCGACGGCTGGGCCAAGGTGGTCTCGGTCGCCTCGCCGCTGTTCACCTCGCTGGAGGAGAGCCGCCTTCTCGGTGAGGCGACGCGGCGCGCGATCGAAGGTTCAGGCGAACGGGTGGCGATTATCGCCAGCGGATCGCTGTCGCACCGGCTCTGGCCCAACAAGCAGCTCGGGCCGGAGGCATGGACGTCGGTGGCGAGCGAATTCAACCGTCAGGTCGATCTGCGCGTGCTCGAGCTGTGGCAGCAGCGCCGCTACCGTGAATTCATCGACATGCTTCCGGACTACGCCATCAAGTGCAACGGGGAGGGCGGCATGGCCGATACCATCATGCTGTTTGCGGCACTCGGCTGGGACGGTTTTCACGGCGCCGCCGAGCAGCTCTGCGACTACTTTCCGTCCAGCGGCAGCGGTCAGGTCAACGTCGAGTTTCACGTCGACGGTTGGTCCGGACCGGGCGACGCCCGTGCCCGCCCTGCCGGCGACAGCACGTCCGCGGTCACGTCCTCGACATGA